One window from the genome of Carcharodon carcharias isolate sCarCar2 chromosome 9, sCarCar2.pri, whole genome shotgun sequence encodes:
- the ccdc160 gene encoding coiled-coil domain-containing protein 160 homolog isoform X2 translates to MDGRHWVQELFPPHFSVQDLVEVNVTLEPVLVSEHFAARRAKRIENLYQQKMKNFQQEQKLRRKAYISGLIISEAAPQASIKELKPQGYGHNHAGLCKPDNSNKSIENHVDGMEGQHLWNTEELAILRETKCRKYIEQQNLKAQLAFAYLQAEEVKASSKKLTVCLEKKEAELRKTKLELENRTLYLNHTMQESFKKDLQICGLREDLQEKVVTACNLSSRLQWCRLQTQDLLLGKEKLISHWKQLALQRQLEKDCLVERLKGQSSLELKKLQTELDTVKAELRKEKCQHDQNKEALELLCKHFSSLPSLGPAENFKIEFLNV, encoded by the coding sequence ATGGATGGGAGACATTGGGTTCAAGAACTATTTCCTCCACATTTCAGTGTGCAGGATCTTGTTGAGGTGAATGTAActttggagcctgtgctggtttCTGAACACTTTGCAGCCAGGAGAGCCAAAAGAATTGAAAATCTTTACCAGCAGAAAATGAAGAATTTTCAACAAGAACAGAAATTGAGGAGAAAAGCCTACATTTCAGGACTGATTATATCAGAAGCAGCTCCTCAAGCTTCCATCAAAGAGCTGAAACCACAGGGCTATGGTCACAATCATGCTGGGCTATGTAAACCAGACAATTCCAATAAAAGTATTGAGAACCATGTTGACGGAATGGaagggcagcatctgtggaacacTGAGGAGCTTGCAATTTTACGCGAAACAAAGTGTAGAAAATACATTGAGCAACAAAATTTAAAAGCACAATTGGCATTTGCATATCTCCAGGCAGAAGAGGTGAAGGCAAGTAGCAAGAAACTGACAGTGTGTTTGGAAAAGAAAGAGGCCGAACTCCGTAAAACCAAACTAGAATTAGAGAACAGAACCCTGTACCTCAATCACACCATGCAAGAGAGCTTCAAAAAAGACTTGCAGATTTGCGGtctcagagaagatttacaggaAAAAGTAGTGACTGCATGTAACTTGAGCTCTCGATTGCAGTGGTGCAGGCTGCAAACCCAGGATCTACTCCTGGGAAAGGAGAAACTCATCTCCCATTGGAAGCAGCTGGCGCTACAGCGTCAGTTGGAAAAGGACTGTTTGGTGGAGAGATTGAAAGGACAGTCCAGCTTAGAACTGAAGAAACtacaaacagaactggacacagtgaaggCTGAACTGAGAAAGGAGAAATGTCAACATGATCAAAACAAGGAAGCTCTGGAGTTGTTGTGCAAACATTTCTCTAGTTTACCGTCCTTGGGCCcagctgaaaattttaaaattgaattcctGAATGTGTGA
- the ccdc160 gene encoding coiled-coil domain-containing protein 160 homolog isoform X1, with protein sequence MVRGWEVLNFKGLLSPGRCQASSVVGDALIQKFQEMDGRHWVQELFPPHFSVQDLVEVNVTLEPVLVSEHFAARRAKRIENLYQQKMKNFQQEQKLRRKAYISGLIISEAAPQASIKELKPQGYGHNHAGLCKPDNSNKSIENHVDGMEGQHLWNTEELAILRETKCRKYIEQQNLKAQLAFAYLQAEEVKASSKKLTVCLEKKEAELRKTKLELENRTLYLNHTMQESFKKDLQICGLREDLQEKVVTACNLSSRLQWCRLQTQDLLLGKEKLISHWKQLALQRQLEKDCLVERLKGQSSLELKKLQTELDTVKAELRKEKCQHDQNKEALELLCKHFSSLPSLGPAENFKIEFLNV encoded by the exons atggtgagaggctgggaagtgttgaatttcaaagggctgctttctcctggacggtgtcaagcctcAAGCGTTGTGGGAgacgcactcatccag AAATTCCAAGAGATGGATGGGAGACATTGGGTTCAAGAACTATTTCCTCCACATTTCAGTGTGCAGGATCTTGTTGAGGTGAATGTAActttggagcctgtgctggtttCTGAACACTTTGCAGCCAGGAGAGCCAAAAGAATTGAAAATCTTTACCAGCAGAAAATGAAGAATTTTCAACAAGAACAGAAATTGAGGAGAAAAGCCTACATTTCAGGACTGATTATATCAGAAGCAGCTCCTCAAGCTTCCATCAAAGAGCTGAAACCACAGGGCTATGGTCACAATCATGCTGGGCTATGTAAACCAGACAATTCCAATAAAAGTATTGAGAACCATGTTGACGGAATGGaagggcagcatctgtggaacacTGAGGAGCTTGCAATTTTACGCGAAACAAAGTGTAGAAAATACATTGAGCAACAAAATTTAAAAGCACAATTGGCATTTGCATATCTCCAGGCAGAAGAGGTGAAGGCAAGTAGCAAGAAACTGACAGTGTGTTTGGAAAAGAAAGAGGCCGAACTCCGTAAAACCAAACTAGAATTAGAGAACAGAACCCTGTACCTCAATCACACCATGCAAGAGAGCTTCAAAAAAGACTTGCAGATTTGCGGtctcagagaagatttacaggaAAAAGTAGTGACTGCATGTAACTTGAGCTCTCGATTGCAGTGGTGCAGGCTGCAAACCCAGGATCTACTCCTGGGAAAGGAGAAACTCATCTCCCATTGGAAGCAGCTGGCGCTACAGCGTCAGTTGGAAAAGGACTGTTTGGTGGAGAGATTGAAAGGACAGTCCAGCTTAGAACTGAAGAAACtacaaacagaactggacacagtgaaggCTGAACTGAGAAAGGAGAAATGTCAACATGATCAAAACAAGGAAGCTCTGGAGTTGTTGTGCAAACATTTCTCTAGTTTACCGTCCTTGGGCCcagctgaaaattttaaaattgaattcctGAATGTGTGA